A single genomic interval of Gammaproteobacteria bacterium harbors:
- the nuoH gene encoding NADH-quinone oxidoreductase subunit NuoH: MSLFTPALLSIAWAVTKAVIILLVSVLFAAYLSFIERRVLALWQDRYGPNRVGPFGIWQLPADVVKMLFKEDWIPPFADRLTFLIAPVIAMSALLISYCIVPITPTWGVADFDIGILFFMAMAGLAVYAVLFAGWSSNSKYALIGGLRSAAQTVSYEVFMGLALMGVVAQAGSFNMRAIVEAQRDLWFIVPQFFGFITFALAGVAVTHRSPFDLPEAEQELAAGYHTEYAGMKWALFFVGEYVGVVVVSALLTTLFLGGWLGPGPQWLAVFWFVIKTLFFVTLFILLRAALPRPRYDHLMAAGWMVCLPVTLLNLLLTGVVLLAKG, encoded by the coding sequence GTGAGCCTGTTCACGCCGGCACTGCTGAGCATCGCATGGGCCGTCACCAAGGCCGTTATCATCCTGCTGGTTTCGGTGTTGTTTGCGGCCTACCTGAGTTTCATCGAGCGGCGAGTGCTGGCATTGTGGCAGGATCGCTACGGACCCAACCGCGTCGGGCCATTCGGTATCTGGCAACTGCCGGCCGACGTGGTGAAGATGCTGTTCAAGGAAGACTGGATTCCGCCTTTCGCCGACCGCCTCACGTTCCTGATCGCACCGGTGATCGCGATGAGTGCACTGCTGATCTCCTATTGCATCGTGCCCATCACTCCCACCTGGGGGGTCGCGGATTTCGATATCGGCATCCTGTTTTTCATGGCGATGGCGGGGCTCGCGGTATACGCGGTGCTGTTCGCGGGCTGGTCGAGCAACAGCAAGTACGCGTTGATCGGCGGCCTGCGCTCGGCGGCCCAGACCGTGAGCTACGAAGTCTTCATGGGGCTGGCGCTGATGGGTGTGGTGGCACAGGCCGGCTCGTTCAACATGCGCGCGATCGTCGAGGCACAACGCGATCTGTGGTTCATCGTGCCGCAGTTTTTCGGTTTCATCACCTTTGCCCTGGCCGGTGTCGCGGTGACGCACCGCAGCCCCTTCGACCTGCCCGAAGCCGAGCAGGAACTCGCCGCCGGCTATCACACCGAGTACGCGGGGATGAAATGGGCGCTGTTTTTCGTTGGTGAATACGTGGGCGTGGTGGTGGTCTCGGCATTGCTCACCACGCTGTTTCTCGGCGGCTGGCTGGGACCGGGACCGCAATGGCTGGCGGTATTCTGGTTCGTGATCAAGACCCTGTTCTTCGTGACCCTGTTCATCCTGTTGCGCGCGGCACTGCCACGCCCGCGCTACGACCACCTGATGGCGGCCGGGTGGATGGTGTGCCTGCCGGTCACGCTGCTCAATCTGCTGCTCACCGGCGTCGTGCTGCTGGCAAAGGGCTGA
- the nuoI gene encoding NADH-quinone oxidoreductase subunit NuoI, whose product MNLPARILIGFGTNLRSMWMIFMRAFRKRATIQYPEQAVYLPPRYRGRIVLTRDPDGDERCVACNLCAVACPVGCISLQKAETDDGRWYPEFFRINFSRCIFCGMCEEACPTTAIQLTPDFELAEYKRQDLVYEKHDLLIAGTGKNPDYNFYRLAGLSIAGKPKGAAQCEAQPIDVRTLLP is encoded by the coding sequence ATGAATCTACCGGCGCGCATACTCATCGGGTTCGGGACCAATCTGCGCAGCATGTGGATGATCTTCATGCGCGCATTCCGCAAACGCGCAACGATCCAGTATCCCGAGCAGGCGGTGTATCTGCCACCCCGCTATCGCGGACGGATCGTCCTGACGCGCGACCCCGATGGCGATGAGCGCTGCGTCGCCTGCAATCTGTGTGCGGTAGCCTGTCCGGTCGGTTGCATCTCGCTGCAGAAGGCCGAAACCGATGACGGTCGCTGGTACCCCGAGTTCTTCAGGATCAATTTCTCGCGCTGCATCTTTTGCGGCATGTGCGAGGAGGCTTGCCCGACCACTGCAATCCAGTTGACTCCGGATTTCGAACTCGCCGAGTACAAGCGCCAGGACCTGGTCTATGAAAAGCACGATCTGCTGATTGCGGGTACCGGCAAGAATCCCGATTACAACTTCTATCGCCTGGCCGGGCTTTCGATCGCGGGCAAACCCAAGGGGGCGGCACAATGCGAGGCGCAGCCGATCGATGTGCGCACGCTGCTGCCGTAG